The Lycium barbarum isolate Lr01 chromosome 12, ASM1917538v2, whole genome shotgun sequence genome includes a region encoding these proteins:
- the LOC132622778 gene encoding gamma carbonic anhydrase 1, mitochondrial-like, with translation MGSVGKAIYSVGFWIRETGQALDRLGCRLQGNYYFHEHLSRHRTLMNLFDKVPVVAKDAFVAPSASITGDVHIGRSASIWYGCVIRGDVNSVSIGAGTNVQDNSLIHVAKSNISGKVLPTIIGKNVTVGHSAVLHGCTVEDEAFIGMGATVLDGAVIEKNAMVAAGALVRQNTKIPFGEVWGGNPARFLRKLTEEEIAFISGSATNYSNLAQAHAAENAKELDQTEFEKVLRKKLARKDEEYDSMLGVVGETPPELVLADKAPKAS, from the exons ATGGGTTCGGTGGGGAAAGCAATCTACAGCGTGGGATTCTGGATCCGTGAGACAGGACAAGCCCTTGATCGATTGGGCTGCCGCCTCCAGGGCAACTATTACTTCCATGAACACC TGTCGAGGCATAGAACTTTGATGAACCTGTTTGACAAAGTACCAGTTGTTGCTAAAGACGCATTTGTGGCACCAAGTGCCTCTATAACTGGTGATGTTCACATTGGCCGTAGTGCTTCTATTTGGTATGGGTGTGTTATACGAG GTGATGTGAACAGTGTCAGCATTGGAGCCGGAACCAATGTCCAGGACAATTCTCTAATTCATGTAGCTAAATCAAATATCAGTGGAAAGGTTTTGCCTACGATAATTGGCAAAAATGTTACTGTAG GTCATAGCGCTGTGTTACATGGATGTACCGTTGAAGACGAGGCATTTATTGGTATGGGTGCAACCGTGCTTGATGGGGCGGTTATAGAGAAAAATGCCATGGTTGCTGCTGGTGCCCTTGTAAGGCAGAACACAAAGATTCCATTCGGAGAG GTCTGGGGAGGAAATCCAGCGAGGTTCTTGAGGAAGCTCACAGAAGAAGAGATAGCGTTCATCTCAGGGTCAGCCACAAACTATTCCAATTTAGCGCAAGCTCATGCAGCTGAAAATGCAAAAGAGTTGGATCAGACTGAATTTGAGAAGGTGCTGCGGAAGAAATTAGCTCGTAAGGATGAGGAATATGACTCTATGTTGGGTGTTGTTGGTGAAACACCTCCAGAGCTTGTCCTGGCAGACAAGGCACCAAAGGCATCCTAA
- the LOC132625195 gene encoding auxilin-like protein 1: MENLSHSFAKKSYHGSSGFITTPSKSIYDDVFGGPPKFGVPTLAPRYEDYTEIFGGFHSSRASSIPILDLPVVDDNDDQLSFDVLSCHFDYSEIFGGFNVFDFALPYEDLVRQSTSGYDSSDEAWSPAQSETLSNESEPSAFSERSQSSSSADVHHSSDDTKQFNISYHMTSQSSDGVVSNGMTHVAHLHAIPGYTYTVSGTQASRNTEDEEPPRQPTLGLNYNVDVTGPVLEDKQSKRSTSRNMSSSYIMHGSDSKLPEKCSEASRTPDKPFFSVSDISLRTRPSGLPPPSRPPPALASKKEGFDRLNSRLKASNNCASEPKQSDSSQAFFDMDVYASSSAAASSAAIKEAMEKAQAKLRSAKELMERKKQDLKCYSKLHLENGMLEERPSNTFDKDDMEQNMCEGKMEEVFKNSEVNSGNIEGGHFKCTGKSEESEQDKLNMSSQQPYKADGRVAWREGAEFFEVVETYPSCGSPEKVKNEFGVLHNKETHEYRQSEVATDRLDRLETCKNVVAKEDPDGKEESEEKVGKWSYQWANTHQRSKEEDLCGQLEHKETVIAEENLSDVSLSEKHVKVQQERTSEKLSSSSHKSVEYIGGGGQNVSEHKATVKLSGGRRRLDDQKGFINTDARHIDIELMSEIEEYEGGLRHVIDETGNGQRVNEILKQEMKKKPDAVSEREEGVIHWEENANKPKEDFKTEKNNEKSEVACKQENNERDKEVDFKMDLKDQDVKDQDANGAFEWEQEDSQFRVALKKKEHEGEKNEADEGEKNEAEKGEEIEGRSSGACEGEDGDMEMTEVLEQQENNIESLLAPKLDFENVSEGASELEETEQTNVCDVKWDELREQTEDSPPIELVGFGLKQNTNVEVRKDATALEACQPNYETLFANKMSEKPEENPVNLDTTQSALSCKENERLETELQNCEKESEVELTNLLPKDGCSSVYKRQDLLEHGKDPSKRADAIGSTSSNEHLTDSNGTGIYISKASDRLKKTASEIGNQSDQRNGKPLECLTVNAKRFQSGTNQEVTEEKFTANHSNDRNGTNAERPRVNTKVVQSGTNQKVTGEKFTAHQVAREWATNAKKIGDALAAVLEDVEILSSTDQRAAIGSPQKKERNSNKIITPEAQKTDGRLKKERELEEEYMRKLEEEREREREREKDRMSVTREALERSYLEARGRVERAAMEKAATEMRQRAMAEARERSEKVSAEARERSSAEQAARLRAERAAVERATAEARKRAFEKAMAEKATLESCERVERSSSEKFSAYSRSTEMRQSSSSEKHAHQSTETSKLRYSYSSAHAGIEGESPQRCKARLERYRRTSERAAKALAEKNMRDLQAQREQTERNRLADTLDAEVKRWSSGKEGNLRALLSTLQYILGPNSGWQPIPLTEVITSAAVKKAYRKATLCVHPDKLQQRGASIHHKYICEKVFDLLKEAWSRFNSEER, from the exons ATGGAAAATCTGTCACATTCATTTGCTAAAAAGAGTTACCATGGAAGTAGTGGGTTTATTACAACACCAAGCAAGTCTATATACGACGACGTGTTTGGTGGTCCACCTAAGTTCGGTGTTCCAACATTAGCTCCTCGTTACGAGGATTATACTGAGATTTTTGGTGGTTTTCACTCTTCAAGAGCTTCCTCTATTCCCATTTTGGATCTTCCTGTTGTTGATGATAACGATGATCAACTGTCCTTTGATGTCCTGAGTTGTCATTTTGATTATTCTGAGATTTTTGGTGGGTTTAATGTTTTTGATTTTGCCCTTCCTTACGAGGATTTGGTTCGTCAATCTACTTCTGGTTATGATTCTTCTGACGAGGCCTG GAGTCCAGCTCAAAGTGAGACCCTGTCAAATGAGTCAGAACCTTCTGCTTTTTCTGAAAGGAGTCAGAGCTCTTCTAGTGCTGATGTTCATCATTCATCTGATGATACCAAGCAGTTCAACATTTCATATCACATGACTTCCCAGAGTAGCGATGGAGTTGTATCAAATGGCATGACACATGTTGCTCATCTGCATGCTATTCCTGGATACACTTACACGGTCAGTGGAACTCAGGCTTCTCGAAATACAGAAGATGAGGAGCCACCTAGACAGCCAACTCTTGGTCTTAACTACAATGTGGACGTGACTGGACCGGTTTTAGAAGACAAGCAATCCAAAAGAAGCACATCACGTAATATGAGCAGCAGTTATATCATGCATGGAAGTGATTCAAAACTTCCAGAGAAATGTAGTGAAGCTAGTCGTACTCCAGATAAGCCATTCTTCAGTGTGTCAGATATCAGCTTAAGAACTAGGCCTTCAGGGTTACCGCCACCATCAAGACCGCCACCTGCTCTGGCTTCCAAGAAAGAAGGCTTTGATAGACTTAATTCAAGACTCAAAGCTTCTAACAATTGCGCTTCTGAGCCAAAACAAAGTGATAGTTCACAAGCTTTCTTTGATATGGATGTATATGCAAGTTCATCTGCAGCAGCGTCTTCTGCAGCTATAAAAGAAGCAATGGAGAAGGCTCAAGCAAAGCTTAGAAGTGCAAAAGAGCTAATGGAGAGAAAGAAGCAAGATCTAAAATGTTATTCAAAACTCCATTTGGAGAATGGTATGTTGGAGGAAAGACCAAGCAATACATTTGACAAAGATGACATGGAACAAAACATGTGTGAAGGAAAAATGGAAGAAGTCTTTAAGAACAGTGAGGTTAATTCAGGTAATATTGAAGGAGGACATTTCAAATGTACTGGAAAAAGTGAAGAAAGTGAGCAAGATAAGCTTAATATGTCATCTCAACAACCATATAAAGCTGATGGAAGAGTTGCTTGGAGGGAAGGTGCGGAATTTTTTGAAGTAGTTGAAACCTACCCATCTTGTGGGTCTCCTGAGAAAGTCAAGAATGAATTTGGTGTGCTGCATAATAAGGAAACACATGAATACAGACAATCCGAAGTAGCCACTGACAGACTTGACCGTCTAGAAACTTGCAAAAATGTTGTGGCAAAGGAGGATCCAGATGGCAAAGAGGAAAGTGAAGAAAAAGTGGGTAAATGGTCCTATCAATGGGCTAATACACATCAAAGGTCAAAAGAAGAAGATTTGTGTGGTCAATTGGAGCATAAGGAGACAGTAATAGCAGAAGAAAACTTATCGGATGTTAGTCTGAGTGAGAAACATGTTAAAGTCCAGCAAGAGAGAACAAGTGAGAAGCTAAGCAGCAGTTCTCATAAAAGTGTGGAGTACATTGGAGGAGGTGGCCAGAATGTGAGTGAACATAAAGCGACGGTGAAACTAAGTGGTGGCAGGAGAAGATTAGATGATCAAAAGGGATTCATAAATACTGATGCTAGGCATATTGATATAGAGCTGATGTCTGAGATTGAAGAATATGAGGGAGGACTTAGGCATGTTATTGACGAAACAGGAAATGGACAGAGAGTAAATGAGATACTCAAacaggaaatgaagaagaaaccTGATGCAGTTTCTGAAAGAGAAGAAGGCGTTATTCATTGGGAGGAGAACGCAAATAAACCAAAAGAGGATTTTAAAACAGAAAAGAACAATGAAAAGTCAGAGGTAGCTTGCAAACAAGAGAACAATGAGAGGGACAAAGAAGTGGACTTCAAGATGGACCTAAAGGATCAGGATGTAAAGGATCAGGATGCAAATGGTGCTTTTGAGTGGGAGCAAGAAGACAGCCAATTTAGAGTGGCTCTCAAGAAGAAAGAGCATGAAGGAGAAAAAAATGAGGCTGATGAAGGAGAAAAAAATGAGGCTGAAAAAGGAGAAGAAATTGAGGGAAGATCGAGTGGCGCTTGCGAAGGAGAAGATGGTGATATGGAAATGACCGAGGTTTTGGAGCAGCAAGAAAACAATATAGAATCTCTCCTGGCTCCCAAATTAGATTTTGAGAACGTATCTGAAGGGGCCAGTGAGCTTGAAGAAACTGAGCAAACAAATGTTTGTGATGTTAAGTGGGACGAATTGCGCGAACAGACCGAAGATAGCCCCCCAATTGAATTGGTTGGGTTTGGTTTGAAGCAGAACACTAATGTTGAAGTTCGCAAGGATGCTACGGCATTGGAGGCTTGCCAACCAAACTATGAGACTCTATTTGCGAACAAAATGTCCGAGAAGCCGGAAGAAAACCCCGTAAATCTGGACACAACTCAATCTGCCCTTTCCTGCAAAGAAAATGAGAGATTAGAAACTGAGCTGCAAAATTGTGAAAAAGAATCAGAAGTTGAACTGACCAATCTGCTGCCTAAAGATGGATGCAGCTCTGTTTACAAGAGACAAGATCTCTTGGAGCATGGAAAAGATCCAAGTAAAAGAGCAGATGCAATAGGGTCTACTTCTTCGAATGAGCATTTAACCGATTCAAATGGAACTGGTATCTACATAAGTAAAGCGTCAGATAGACTGAAGAAGACTGCTTCTGAAATTGGAAATCAGTCTGATCAAAGAAATGGAAAGCCTCTTGAATGTCTGACAGTTAACGCCAAGAGATTTCAGTCTGGCACTAACCAGGAAGTTACAGAGGAAAAGTTTACAGCTAATCACTCTAACGATAGAAATGGAACAAATGCTGAAAGGCCAAGAGTGAACACCAAGGTTGTTCAGTCTGGAACTAATCAGAAAGTTACCGGTGAAAAGTTTACAGCTCATCAGGTTGCCAGGGAATGGGCCACAAATGCTAAGAAAATTGGAGATGCTTTGGCTGCTGTGCTAGAGGATGTTGAGATCCTGTCAAGTACAGACCAGAGAGCCGCAATTGGAAGTCcccaaaagaaagagagaaattcAAACAAAATCATTACTCCTGAAGCCCAAAAAACGGATGGAAGACTGAAAAAAGAAAGAGAACTGGAGGAAGAATATATGAGAAAGTTAGAAGAAGAAAGGGAGAGAGAAAGGGAAAGAGAAAAGGATCGGATGTCTGTAACTCGTGAAGCTCTGGAAAGGTCATATCTTGAAGCCCGTGGGAGAGTAGAAAGAGCTGCCATGGAGAAAGCTGCAACTGAAATGCGTCAAAGAGCTATGGCGGAGGCCCGAGAAAGATCAGAGAAGGTATCTGCAGAGGCTAGGGAGAGATCTTCAGCAGAGCAAGCAGCTAGGCTCAGGGCGGAGCGGGCTGCAGTAGAACGAGCAACTGCAGAGGCTCGAAAACGAGCTTTTGAGAAAGCGATGGCTGAGAAGGCTACCCTGGAATCATGCGAACGAGTGGAAAGATCATCTTCTGAAAAGTTTTCTGCTTATTCTAGGAGCACTGAAATGAGACAGAGCTCTTCCTCT GAGAAGCATGCACATCAGAGCACAGAGACCTCAAAATTGAGATACTCGTATTCTTCAGCTCATGCTG GCATTGAAGGTGAATCACCTCAAAGATGTAAAGCTCGCTTGGAGAGGTATCGCAGAACATCAGAGCGCGCT GCTAAGGCCCTGGCAGAGAAAAATATGCGTGATCTTCAAGCTCAGAGGGAGCAAACGGAGAGAAAT AGGTTGGCTGACACTCTGGATGCTGAAGTGAAAAGGTGGTCAAGCGGGAAAGAAGGCAATCTACGTGCATTGCTTTCAACTTTGCAATAT ATTCTTGGGCCTAATAGCGGTTGGCAGCCAATTCCACTAACAGAAGTAATAACTTCTGCAGCAGTGAAGAAAGCTTATAGGAAAGCAACTCTTTGTGTGCATCCTGATAAATTACAACAGCGAGGTGCTAGTATTCATCATAAGTATATATGCGAGAAGGTCTTTGATCTTTTAAAG
- the LOC132622558 gene encoding soluble inorganic pyrophosphatase 4-like: MAENSGHGFGRNSGTPRVALNERILSSMSHRSVAAHPWHDLEIGPGAPTTFNCVVEIGKGSKVKYELDKASGLIKVDRILYSSVVYPHNYGFIPRTLCEDSDPMDVLVLMQEPVLPSTFLRARAIGLMPMIDQGEKDDKIIAVCADDPEFRHYKDIKELPPHRLAEIRRFFEDYKKNENKSVAVEDFLPAEAAVEAIQYSMDLYASYIVESLRQ; encoded by the exons ATGGCTGAAAATAGTGGACATGGGTTTGGAAGAAACTCAGGAACCCCTCGTGTTGCGCTCAATGAAAGAATTCTCTCCTCCATGTCACACAGATCTGTTGCTGCTCATCCTTGGCATGACTTAGAGATTG GGCCAGGTGCACCCACAACCTTCAACTGC GTGGTTGAAATAGGCAAAGGCAGCAAAGTGAAGTATGAGCTTGACAAAGCAAGTGGCCTTATAAAG GTTGACCGAATTCTGTACTCATCAGTTGTTTATCCACACAACTACGGTTTCATCCCCAGAACCCTTTGTGAAGACAGTGATCCAATGGATGTCCTGGTACTGATGCAG GAACCTGTGCTACCTAGCACCTTTCTTCGTGCTCGTGCAATTGGTTTGATGCCTATGATTGATCAG GGTGAGAAAGATGACAAGATAATAGCAGTGTGTGCTGATGATCCTGAGTTTCGCCACTACAAAGACATCAAGGAGCTTCCTCCTCATCGTCTTGCTGAAATTCGTCGCTTTTTTGAAGACT ATAAAAAGAATGAGAACAAGTCAGTTGCTGTTGAGGACTTTCTTCCTGCTGAAGCAGCTGTTGAagccatccagtattccat GGACCTGTATGCTTCTTACATTGTGGAAAGTTTGAGGCAGTGA
- the LOC132624658 gene encoding uncharacterized protein LOC132624658, whose product MERASRYNRALQLNISSTMRQRRSGYEPSDTETDWTLEKSPHREANAKNERNMDSEEPELEEPYLALEKSKNNNSFNLSRRTNGPARRRTTKSPYKPGRDIDDGELHSPEKALPRSVSTFSRRPDHSYSRRNVSPFSKSEYGKHISPYKYAGEDHQLDKDGLFDDSNRKQNLSQGNYNVHSRLGEKSNYSRRYASAPRPDRQHKFDASKERRKADKTPRSLSRKEREAPNKYGPTGGELNEMIAEAKISGSTTGANNMFESTETISPGDIFFSRDYAALNMQKITERKVDKKSQVLIDRNVESVKTPANFNQSGKGNLSSNTMCQTTISASTFISRQSGNLSDASGRTTASMKKFTANRQKKQSEAWFSCIKKGPCRTSRRESPERGRPIDEALVIAKSSIVESLRPFWADKHQPASLEGFTCHKQEALLLKDLVSSNEILPQILFKGPPGSGRRALTMALLREIYGNAICNETRPVQVVVPVSSSPHHIELNLQLEPNARYALMALVKQITSEYPLTPEVSRVNKKADYKVIVLYNVDKAEENMQHLIKWIMDCYSDACKLILCCEDDVAILDSVKSRSKVVEVSAPITHEIMEVLIQIARKEDFELSMGFAAKIAAKSKQNLRRAIMALEACNAHNYPFAEDQPISIGWEEVVIELAAEILADPNQTRLFSVRGKFQKLLVEFVHPKLILLKLVEEFLKRADAGIRREIYYWHAYYEKRLPVGTTALLKLEEFVAKFMSIYRKNLSNRQQFL is encoded by the exons GTTACGAGCCATCAGATACGGAGACAGACTGGACGTTGGAGAAGAGTCCACACCGGGAAGCAAATGCAAAGAACGAAAGAAACATGGATTCTGAAGAACCTGAATTGGAAGAGCCATATTTAGCATTGGAGAAATCAAAGAACAATAATTCTTTTAATTTAAGCCGGAGGACTAACGGACCTGCTCGAAGGAGAACTACTAAGTCTCCTTATAAGCCTGGCAGAGATATCGATGATGGTGAACTTCATTCTCCTGAAAAGGCTTTACCAAGAAGTGTTAGCACATTTTCACGTAGGCCTGATCATTCATATTCTCGTAGAAATGTTAGTCCTTTTTCAAAATCTGAGTACGGTAAACACATTTCTCCATATAAATATGCGGGAGAGGATCATCAATTGGATAAGGATGGTCTTTTTGATGATTCAAATAGGAAGCAAAATCTATCACAAGGTAATTATAATGTTCATAGTAGACTAGGGGAGAAATCAAATTATAGTCGCAGGTATGCTTCTGCACCTAGACCTGACAGACAACACAAGTTTGATGCTTCCAAGGAGCGAAGGAAAGCAGATAAGACACCAAGGAGCTTGTCTCGAAAAGAGAGGGAAGCTCCGAATAAATATGGACCTACAGGAGGTGAACTTAATGAAATGATTGCCGAAGCAAAAATTTCTGGAAGCACTACTGGTGCTAATAATATGTTTGAAAGCACAGAAACCATTTCACCTGGTGATATTTTCTTTTCTCGGGACTATGCAGCCTTGAACATGCAGAAGATTACTGAAAGGAAAGTCGATAAAAAGTCTCAGGTGCTGATTGATAGAAATGTTGAATCTGTGAAGACACCGGCCAATTTCAATCAAAGTGGAAAAGGGAATTTATCTAGTAATACTATGTGTCAAACAACTATAAGCGCCAGCACTTTCATAAGTAGGCAAAGCGGTAATTTGAGTGATGCTAGTGGAAGGACAACAGCAAGCATGAAAAAGTTCACTGCGAACAGGCAAAAGAAGCAATCAGAAGCATGGTTTTCTTGTATCAAGAAGGGACCTTGTAGAACCTCAAGAAGAGAATCTCCGGAAAGAGGGCGACCGATCGATGAAGCTTTAGTTATTGCCAAATCATCTATAGTTGAAAGCCTGAGACCCTTCTGGGCTGATAAGCATCAACCTGCTTCACTAGAAGGATTCACTTGCCACAAACAAGAAGCTTTACTGCTTAAAGACCTG GTTTCTTCAAATGAAATCCTTCCACAGATCTTATTCAAGGGTCCTCCTGGTTCTGGGAGGAGAGCGCTCACGATGGCTCTTTTGCGTGAAATATATGGAAATGCTATCTGCAAT GAAACAAGGCCAGTGCAAGTTGTAGTACCAGTAAGCTCAAGTCCTCACCATATCGAGCTCAACCTTCAGTTGGAGCCTAACGCTAGATATGCACTCATGGCTTTAGTTAAGCAAATAACTTCAGAGTATCCACTGACCCCTGAAGTCAGCAGAGTAAATAAGAAGGCTGATTACAAAG TAATAGTTCTTTATAATGTGGACAAAGCCGAGGAGAACATGCAGCACTTAATAAAATGGATAATGGACTGCTATTCAGATGCTTGCAAACTCATTCTCTGCTGTGAAGATGATGTGGCCATACTTGACTCAGTTAAAAGTCGCAGCAAAGTTGTTGAAGTTTCAGCTCCTATAACTCATGAA ATCATGGAGGTTCTTATTCAGATAGCAAGAAAGGAGGATTTTGAACTATCAATGGGCTTCGCCGCTAAGATAGCCGCCAAATCAAAGCAAAATCTGCGGAGAGCAATTATGGCTCTTGAAGCCTGCAACGCGCACAA CTATCCCTTTGCTGAAGACCAACCAATTTCAATAGGATGGGAAGAAGTAGTAATAGAACTTGCAGCAGAAATTCTCGCAGATCCCAACCAAACAAG GTTATTTTCGGTTCGGGGAAAGTTCCAAAAACTTTTGGTGGAGTTTGTGCATCCAAAACTTATTCTCCTG AAACTAGTTGAGGAATTCCTTAAGAGGGCTGATGCTGGTATAAGAAGggaaatttattattggcatGCTTATTAT GAGAAAAGGCTCCCTGTTGGAACGACTGCTTTGTTAAAATTAGAAG AATTTGTAGCCAAATTTATGAGTATATACAGGAAAAATTTGAGCAACCGCCAGCAGTTTTTATAA